Genomic window (Vicinamibacteria bacterium):
TTCCTTCCTTTAGTGATCGTCGACAGCCGCGTTCGCAGTTAGCGTTTCCACTCGTCGTGCGCGGCCCTGATGGCGCGCGGGAAGTCCACGATGTCCGACGGGAATACCTCGATGAACAGGCCGTTCTTGCTCGGTCCCGACCCGCCTTGCGGGTACATTCCGTTGTGAAGCATCTGAAGGAACGACGAGTCGTCACACGGGATCGGGTTCTGTAGCTTCTGCAGAAAGCCCTCGCCTCGTCCGCTGCAGGCTGCGCCCTTACCGATCTTGCCGAACCAGATGTTCGTCTGCCAGGCGACCGGGATATCGTTGGTGCGGGCGAGGCCCACGGTGCGCTGGTCCGCGGGCAGGTCGCCAATCAAGAAGCAGTCCTGCACCACGAGGTGGCCCTGCAGCGTCCGTGCCGCCACGCTCACGAGGACGTCGAGCAGGTGATCGTTGATGCCCACCGCCTTGGATCGCGGCACCGGACGCCCGTCCTCGCCGATGGGCGGGAAGGCGAACAAGGTGATGATGGGAAGGGTTACGAGCGTTCTCGGGAAGTGCCGCTGGTACGAGGCGGCGATCCCGCCCATGGCGCGGGCCACGAGGGACGGCCGATAACCAGCCCCTGCCCAGATGCGCGGGCTGTCCGTGACGCACGGGTTCGGGTTCCTGGATTCCGCGGGGCTCTCGCTGGGCAGCGAGAGCTCCTCGGTGAGGGTGTCTATGCCCGTGAGCTTGATCACGGCCACGTCGCGGTCATAGCCCGTCCCGCGCAGGTGGGTGGAGAGTTGCGCCAGCATGTCGGCGAACGCGTTCTGGTAGCCCGGGTCCCAGGGCGGGGGCATCGAGACCTTGTGGCACGGCTCGATGCCGCCGTGGTACGTCATCTCGAAATCGAGGCGCTGCAGGCCCAGACCGGCTGGGGGCGGCGCGAACAGCCACTCCGGATTGCCTTGGCCCGCCTGCACCGCGAGCTCCACCGTCAGATGATGTGCTCGCGCCTTCGCCAACTGCTGGTCCATGGCCGTGAAGTCGTACGTCTTGACCGCCGGTGAGATCTCCGACCAGGTGACGTGCACGCCAACCCCGTCAACGCCCGGGACGGCAAGAGCCTTATCGAAGTCGCCTTTCTTGACCGCCCAGTTGTAAGGCCACACGTAAATCCCGTGGACGGCCGGGGAAATGTCCGCGGGGGCCAGGGCAACTTGCGCGTCAATCAGCGCACTCGCCTGTGACGCGGCCGATTGCCAAAGGCCACTCACCGCCATCAAGAGGAACGCGAAGCACGCCATTGTGCTCGCGGCCCCCGCCGTCCGGCTCAGCCGAGGAGTTCTGCGAGAGGGCAGTGGAAGCCGGGGAGTAGGTCTTCCCCGTCAAGAGTACCGTCTGGCCCGATCTCGCGCACGTCGCTGAGCGAGCGGTACCGGACGGCGCGGGAGGCCCGGGGGTCGATGACCCACACGAGCCGCACGCCGGCGGCGAGGTACTCCCCCACCTTGTCGAGCACCTCGCGAGGCTTGTCTTCCGGCGAGAGGAGCTCGACCGCGAGGTCCGGTGCGAGTTCCGCGAAGCCCTCGGGGACCCTTGGAAGGCGGTTCGATGAGACGAAGCTCGCGTCTGGAGAGCGGACGTTGCCCCCCGGGAGCCGGTATCTGGTGCTGGAGTCGAAGACCCTGCCGAGGCGCCTCGGGCTCACGAAGGCCAGCATCGCCGCCCCGAGCCAGAGGGAAATCTCGCCGTGGCGCATGCCGGCGGGGCCCACGCGAATCTCCCCATCCACGAGCTCATACTTGCGTCCATCCCTAGGAAGGCGGAGCAGGTCCTGGTCCGTGATCGAGGGCCGCGTCGTTGCAACGCCCATGAGTATACGCCCACCACACGTGTCCAGACGATCGGTCGGGTGGGCGGATGGCGTTCCTACGCACCGCCGAGCGGCAGCTTGTCGTTGACCGCCACCAGGGGCGCCCCCTTGACCTCTCCTCTCGGCTGCGGGGAACACCTGTACCATCGGAAACCCGAGCGGCATCCTGGCCAACTTCAGCTGGCCGCACGAGGACGAGCAAGGTAGTTGTGTCGCGTCAAGTGATTCAGCGACTTGTGAGCGTGGGGTTGTTCCACGTTGACC
Coding sequences:
- a CDS encoding Uma2 family endonuclease, translated to MGVATTRPSITDQDLLRLPRDGRKYELVDGEIRVGPAGMRHGEISLWLGAAMLAFVSPRRLGRVFDSSTRYRLPGGNVRSPDASFVSSNRLPRVPEGFAELAPDLAVELLSPEDKPREVLDKVGEYLAAGVRLVWVIDPRASRAVRYRSLSDVREIGPDGTLDGEDLLPGFHCPLAELLG